The following are encoded together in the Bacteroidota bacterium genome:
- a CDS encoding polysaccharide biosynthesis protein yields the protein MFLFERTTPRWIIFIIDICICVFSLTLAYLLRFNFSIPPDEMERFYTAYSFLIAVRALSFFLAKTYTGIVRYTSSKDAQRIFIVTTSGTLFMITANFFNTSLLHNEVYFIPISIVIIDYLASTFLLISMRVLFKVLYFEWKNPSRAKTSVIIFGAGESGIITKRTLDRDAGMKYKVLAFIDDEEKKSGKKLEGITIYSFNNLEELLKENNVAHLIISVQNISPERKEEIVETCLKYKTKILNVPPVSSWINGELSFKQIKKIKIEELLERTPIKLDTENIKKQTADKTILITGAAGSIGSEIVRQLSKFNPKKLILVDIAESPLYEIEIELQNIFHLRSFEIIIADIRNKERMETVFKKYSPQVVYHAAAYKHVPMMEYHPMEAIQTNVLGTKILSDLAVKYEVEKFVMISTDKAVNPTNVMGASKRIAEMYVQSLNTNSSTKFVTTRFGNVLGSNGSVIQLFRQQIEKGGPITVTHPDITRYFMTIPEACQLVLEAGAMGNGGEIFLFDMGQSVKISDLAKKMVLLAGLTLGKDIQIIYTGLRPGEKLYEELLATKENSIPTHNPQIMAGKVREHDYSNVSEKISGLISLLHKQDSKEIVMKMKEIVPEFKSQNSVYEELDLLVTK from the coding sequence ATGTTTCTATTTGAACGAACCACTCCCCGCTGGATAATTTTCATTATTGATATTTGCATTTGTGTTTTTTCTCTTACGCTTGCGTATCTTCTTCGTTTTAATTTTTCAATTCCGCCCGATGAGATGGAGCGGTTTTATACCGCTTATTCGTTTCTCATAGCAGTAAGGGCGTTAAGTTTTTTTCTCGCAAAAACATATACGGGCATCGTGCGCTACACCAGTTCAAAAGATGCGCAGCGGATTTTTATTGTTACAACTTCGGGCACTCTTTTTATGATTACGGCAAACTTTTTCAATACTTCGCTGCTGCACAATGAAGTTTATTTCATTCCTATTTCCATTGTCATTATTGACTATCTCGCTTCCACTTTTCTTCTCATCAGCATGCGCGTTCTTTTCAAAGTGCTGTATTTTGAATGGAAAAATCCTTCGAGGGCAAAAACATCGGTTATCATTTTTGGCGCGGGCGAATCGGGAATTATTACCAAGCGCACGCTCGACCGCGATGCAGGAATGAAATACAAAGTGCTTGCCTTTATTGATGACGAAGAAAAAAAATCTGGAAAAAAACTGGAAGGAATAACTATTTATAGTTTCAATAACCTGGAAGAATTATTAAAAGAAAATAACGTTGCTCATCTTATTATTTCTGTCCAGAATATTTCTCCTGAGCGCAAAGAAGAAATTGTGGAGACATGTTTGAAATACAAAACAAAAATTCTGAATGTGCCGCCCGTGAGCAGCTGGATAAACGGTGAATTAAGTTTCAAGCAAATTAAAAAAATAAAAATTGAAGAACTGCTCGAAAGAACCCCCATCAAACTCGACACGGAAAATATCAAGAAGCAAACTGCCGATAAAACAATTCTCATTACGGGCGCTGCCGGTTCCATCGGAAGCGAAATCGTGCGGCAACTTTCAAAATTCAATCCGAAAAAATTAATTCTGGTTGACATTGCCGAATCGCCTCTTTACGAAATTGAAATTGAGCTGCAAAATATTTTTCATCTCCGCTCCTTCGAAATAATTATTGCCGACATCCGCAACAAAGAACGGATGGAAACTGTTTTCAAAAAATATTCTCCGCAAGTTGTTTACCATGCTGCCGCTTACAAGCACGTTCCCATGATGGAATATCATCCCATGGAAGCGATTCAAACCAATGTTCTGGGCACAAAAATTTTATCAGACCTTGCTGTAAAATATGAAGTGGAAAAATTTGTGATGATTTCCACCGACAAAGCCGTGAATCCTACCAACGTGATGGGCGCTTCCAAAAGAATTGCGGAAATGTATGTGCAATCTTTAAATACTAATTCTTCCACAAAGTTTGTTACCACCCGTTTTGGAAATGTTCTCGGTTCGAATGGCTCGGTGATTCAACTTTTCCGCCAGCAAATTGAAAAAGGCGGACCGATTACGGTAACTCATCCGGACATTACAAGATATTTTATGACCATTCCCGAAGCGTGTCAATTGGTGTTGGAAGCAGGTGCCATGGGAAACGGAGGAGAAATATTTTTGTTCGACATGGGGCAGTCGGTAAAAATTTCTGACCTCGCAAAAAAAATGGTGCTGCTTGCAGGCTTGACGTTGGGAAAAGACATTCAGATAATTTACACCGGGCTTCGTCCCGGAGAAAAATTATACGAAGAACTTCTCGCCACAAAAGAAAATTCCATTCCCACACATAACCCGCAAATCATGGCGGGCAAAGTGAGAGAACACGATTACAGCAATGTGTCAGAAAAAATTTCCGGATTGATTTCTCTTCTTCACAAACAAGACAGCAAAGAAATTGTAATGAAGATGAAAGAAATTGTTCCGGAATTCAAAAGCCAGAATTCTGTATATGAAGAATTAGATTTGCTGGTAACGAAGTAA
- a CDS encoding glycosyltransferase: MLKILFIAAHRLNRSPSQRFRFEQYFSFLKQNDFDCKLSPLLDEADDKIFYSEGNFFSKVRIVIQSYFKRKKDLKEAGNYDIIFIQREAFMTGSTFFEKGLKKRKVKIVFDFDDAIWLPNVSEENKKFERLKNPEKTSEIISLSDLIIAGNNYLAEYAKQFNKNVYIIPTTIDTEYHKKQIVKKDERICIGWTGSHTTIQHFEHAVPMLKKLKEKYGDKIYFKVIGDENYFNDELNIRGVKWSFPDEIEQLSEIDIGIMPLPDDEWAKGKCACKALQYMSLEIPSVMSAMGMNCEIVSEGVNGFLAKEDDEWLEKISLLAEDSELRKKIGADARKTVEANYSVNSQKEKYLDVLKKSLR; the protein is encoded by the coding sequence ATGTTGAAAATACTTTTCATAGCGGCTCACCGGCTGAATCGTTCGCCCAGCCAGCGTTTTCGGTTTGAACAATATTTTTCTTTTCTGAAGCAAAATGATTTCGATTGCAAACTTTCTCCGCTGCTCGATGAAGCCGATGATAAAATATTTTACAGCGAAGGAAATTTTTTCAGCAAGGTGCGCATTGTAATTCAAAGTTATTTCAAACGAAAAAAAGATTTGAAAGAAGCGGGCAACTACGATATTATTTTCATTCAGCGCGAAGCATTCATGACCGGTTCCACATTTTTTGAAAAAGGACTGAAGAAAAGAAAAGTGAAAATTGTTTTTGATTTCGATGATGCTATCTGGCTTCCGAATGTTTCAGAGGAAAATAAAAAATTCGAACGGCTGAAAAATCCCGAAAAAACTTCAGAAATAATTTCTCTTTCTGATTTGATAATTGCAGGAAATAATTACCTGGCAGAGTACGCGAAGCAATTCAATAAAAATGTTTACATAATTCCTACCACCATTGATACGGAGTATCATAAAAAGCAAATTGTAAAAAAAGATGAACGCATTTGCATTGGCTGGACGGGAAGCCACACCACCATTCAGCATTTTGAACACGCAGTTCCCATGCTTAAAAAATTAAAGGAGAAATACGGAGATAAAATTTATTTCAAAGTGATTGGCGATGAAAATTATTTTAACGATGAATTAAACATTCGCGGAGTGAAGTGGAGTTTCCCCGATGAAATCGAACAACTTTCGGAAATTGATATTGGCATTATGCCGCTTCCCGATGACGAATGGGCAAAAGGAAAATGCGCCTGCAAAGCATTGCAGTATATGTCGCTTGAAATTCCCAGCGTGATGTCGGCAATGGGAATGAATTGCGAAATAGTTTCAGAGGGAGTTAACGGATTTTTGGCAAAAGAGGATGACGAGTGGCTGGAAAAAATTTCTTTGCTGGCAGAAGATTCCGAACTGCGAAAAAAAATTGGAGCGGATGCCAGAAAAACTGTGGAAGCAAACTATTCGGTGAATTCGCAGAAAGAAAAATATCTGGACGTGCTGAAAAAATCATTGCGTTAA
- a CDS encoding PKD domain-containing protein, with translation MAKSIRILFFSFLFVLISAEGFSQTCGPTTPSFTVNLTGNPSGSWISPVVVRQDTCCGATAPDRCVEFWVILDPAAQGITFSIASGAIPPGALYYEVNCKNPTAVGDTMCLNGIGPHHITFCKPGNNNNTYEITSIAAPSAGPPTVVSQGCTGMIFASGYNESSLSWTSVFPGPVGAYNLYLSCDTACDTVIVTAQPGYPPYVLYQVCGYPIGGCGLMLICDTVQVDFVSNKGATIIPQNPTICFGGPPATITAVGSGGAPPYSYVWSTGATTQSIVVGVGTYWVQISDTTNCPPVYDTVTVTSYTANITASAGPDDTVCVYNPVFNLNGNVTGVTTGIWTNGNGTYNPSDTVLNSTYTPSAGEISNGTVTLILITTYTGGCPPDSDTLVLVIAPPPAAAFSNTTVCFGNPTQFTDNSTVPFGSITGWTWNFGDGNSSSLQNPSHTYTASGTYTASLIVGTSYGCIDTIQKTVVVNPAPTAAFTSTAQCFIDSVYFTDNSTISSGNITGWSWNFGDPLSAPNNTSSLQNPSHGYTSAGTFTVTLIVNSSSGCADTISQVITVQPSPLANFSATQVCFGNTTFFSDSSSISSGTITGWSWNFGDPLSAPNNTSSLQNPSHNFTSAGTFTVTLIVTSNTGCTDTILLPVIVNALPIANFSAGTVCAGSATTFTDLSTGNPTSWSWNFGDATTSALQNPSHNYASAGTYTVTLIVGTSFGCSDTISQIITVNPTPTAAFSNTAQCFIDSVFFTDNSSISSGNINGWSWNFGDPASGGNNFSNLQNPPHYYGASGNYTVTLVVTSGFGCTDTLTQTIFVAPGPLANFGSMDVCLGNQTFFNDSSFIPYGNIVSWNWNFGDATFGSAQNPSHNYSSPGTYNVTLLVTSDLGCTDTITKQVIVHPLPNAVITSSGFCVADGTIFYDGSTILPPDSIVQWFWDFGDGNNSTLQNPIHYFPSSGNYGVTLIVTSNFGCSDTIAQVIGVSPSPTAAFTENPTIVFLNQNVTFTDQSQSGIVLWYWNFGDGSSSVLQNPTHSYSVGGIYSVWEVVTNQFGCTDTIWHEVIVNNPPNIPTGFTPNGDGHNDILYVLGGPYIKLEFRIYNNWGELIFISTDQKFGWDGTRNGIKQPIGVYIYIINATTEDKKEHFIKGDVTLLR, from the coding sequence TTGGCAAAATCTATACGCATATTATTTTTTTCTTTTCTCTTTGTTTTAATTTCTGCGGAAGGGTTTTCACAAACGTGCGGTCCCACTACTCCGAGTTTCACTGTTAATCTTACCGGAAATCCCAGCGGCTCGTGGATAAGTCCCGTGGTGGTAAGGCAGGATACCTGCTGCGGTGCAACTGCTCCCGACCGCTGCGTAGAATTCTGGGTGATACTTGACCCTGCCGCGCAGGGAATAACTTTCAGCATTGCCTCGGGCGCCATTCCTCCGGGCGCGCTTTATTACGAAGTGAACTGCAAAAACCCAACTGCCGTGGGAGATACCATGTGTTTGAATGGCATTGGACCGCATCACATCACTTTTTGCAAACCCGGAAATAATAATAACACCTATGAAATAACTTCCATTGCCGCTCCCAGCGCAGGACCACCCACTGTGGTGAGCCAGGGATGCACGGGAATGATTTTCGCCTCCGGATATAATGAATCAAGTTTATCATGGACTTCGGTTTTTCCCGGTCCGGTGGGAGCGTATAATTTATATCTGAGTTGCGACACCGCCTGCGACACCGTGATTGTAACCGCTCAGCCCGGTTATCCTCCTTATGTGCTTTACCAGGTTTGCGGCTACCCCATTGGCGGATGCGGCCTCATGCTCATTTGCGATACGGTGCAGGTTGATTTTGTTTCGAACAAAGGCGCAACCATTATTCCGCAGAATCCTACAATATGTTTTGGCGGTCCGCCCGCCACCATCACCGCAGTGGGTTCAGGAGGCGCTCCGCCTTATTCTTATGTATGGAGTACGGGCGCAACCACGCAGAGCATTGTTGTGGGAGTGGGAACCTACTGGGTTCAGATTTCCGATACCACCAATTGCCCGCCTGTGTATGATACGGTAACCGTTACAAGTTATACTGCAAACATCACTGCCAGTGCCGGACCCGATGATACGGTTTGTGTTTACAATCCTGTTTTCAATCTGAACGGAAATGTAACAGGAGTTACCACAGGAATCTGGACAAACGGAAACGGAACGTACAATCCTTCCGATACGGTTTTGAATTCAACCTACACTCCGAGCGCGGGGGAAATTTCAAACGGCACAGTAACTTTAATTCTTATTACCACCTACACCGGAGGATGTCCGCCCGATTCAGATACGCTGGTGCTTGTCATTGCTCCTCCGCCTGCTGCGGCATTTTCAAACACTACCGTTTGCTTCGGAAATCCAACCCAGTTCACCGATAACTCCACCGTTCCCTTCGGAAGCATTACCGGATGGACATGGAATTTCGGTGACGGAAATTCTTCTTCGCTGCAAAATCCTTCACACACCTATACGGCTTCGGGAACGTATACCGCTTCACTTATTGTCGGAACAAGTTACGGATGCATAGATACCATTCAGAAAACAGTGGTTGTAAATCCTGCGCCAACGGCAGCATTCACAAGCACCGCGCAATGTTTTATTGATTCGGTTTACTTCACCGATAATTCCACCATCAGCAGCGGAAATATTACCGGGTGGAGTTGGAATTTCGGTGACCCGCTTTCGGCTCCCAACAATACTTCTTCGCTTCAGAATCCTTCGCACGGGTATACTTCTGCCGGAACTTTTACGGTTACGCTTATTGTGAATTCAAGTTCAGGATGCGCGGATACCATTTCGCAGGTAATAACTGTTCAGCCCTCTCCGCTGGCAAATTTCAGCGCCACGCAGGTTTGTTTCGGCAACACCACCTTCTTCAGCGATTCATCTTCCATTTCATCGGGAACAATTACCGGCTGGAGTTGGAATTTCGGTGACCCGCTTTCGGCTCCTAACAATACTTCTTCGCTTCAGAACCCTTCGCATAATTTTACTTCGGCAGGAACTTTTACGGTTACGCTGATTGTAACTTCAAACACGGGCTGCACCGATACTATTCTTCTTCCTGTAATTGTGAATGCTCTTCCCATAGCCAATTTCAGCGCGGGCACTGTTTGTGCCGGCAGCGCAACAACTTTCACCGACCTTTCCACAGGCAATCCAACTTCATGGAGTTGGAATTTTGGTGATGCAACCACCAGCGCACTGCAAAACCCTTCTCATAATTATGCTTCAGCGGGAACATATACGGTTACGCTTATTGTCGGAACAAGTTTCGGATGTTCGGACACCATTTCACAAATCATCACCGTTAATCCCACTCCCACAGCGGCATTTTCAAACACCGCGCAGTGTTTTATTGATTCGGTTTTCTTCACTGACAATTCTTCCATCAGCAGCGGAAATATTAACGGCTGGAGTTGGAATTTCGGTGACCCGGCATCGGGCGGAAATAATTTTTCCAACCTGCAAAATCCTCCGCATTACTATGGGGCATCGGGCAATTATACGGTAACGCTTGTGGTTACTTCGGGTTTCGGCTGCACCGATACACTCACGCAAACTATTTTTGTTGCGCCCGGCCCGCTTGCCAATTTTGGCTCCATGGATGTTTGCCTCGGAAACCAAACTTTCTTCAATGATTCTTCTTTTATTCCCTATGGAAATATTGTTTCGTGGAACTGGAACTTTGGCGATGCAACTTTCGGCAGCGCGCAAAATCCTTCGCATAATTATTCTTCGCCCGGAACTTACAATGTAACGCTGCTTGTTACTTCCGATTTGGGCTGCACCGACACCATTACAAAACAAGTGATTGTTCATCCGCTGCCGAATGCTGTAATTACTTCATCGGGATTTTGTGTTGCTGACGGAACAATTTTTTATGACGGCTCCACCATTCTTCCGCCCGACAGCATTGTGCAATGGTTCTGGGATTTTGGCGATGGAAATAATTCTACGCTGCAAAATCCAATTCATTATTTTCCTTCGTCAGGAAATTACGGAGTCACGCTCATTGTAACTTCCAACTTCGGATGTTCGGATACCATTGCTCAGGTTATCGGAGTCAGCCCTTCTCCCACTGCGGCATTCACAGAAAATCCAACTATTGTTTTCCTGAATCAGAATGTAACTTTCACCGACCAGTCGCAGAGCGGAATTGTTTTATGGTACTGGAATTTTGGCGATGGCAGTTCTTCCGTATTACAAAATCCCACGCATAGTTATTCGGTAGGCGGAATTTATTCTGTATGGGAAGTTGTTACCAACCAGTTTGGCTGCACCGATACCATCTGGCACGAAGTGATTGTAAATAATCCGCCCAACATTCCCACCGGATTTACTCCGAACGGTGACGGGCATAATGATATTCTTTACGTGCTCGGTGGTCCCTATATAAAATTGGAATTCAGAATTTATAATAACTGGGGAGAATTAATTTTTATTTCTACCGACCAGAAATTCGGATGGGACGGAACGCGAAACGGAATCAAACAACCCATCGGAGTTTATATATATATAATCAACGCAACCACCGAAGATAAAAAAGAACATTTCATAAAAGGAGATGTAACATTGCTCAGGTAA
- a CDS encoding 1,4-dihydroxy-6-naphthoate synthase, translating into MKNKILTLGFSPCPNDCFIFDALLHGKIDTEGLQFKPVMEDVEALNRRAVEVPSSKFQVPSLDITKLSFFAYSKLQKKYSLLDSGSALGFGTGPVLVIKPGTTVRTMLLGTTAIPGENTTANFLLSFLFPVFKRKKVFHFSKIIDAVVKEKVSAGVVIHESRFTYEKKGLVCYTDLGGVWEAQTHLPIALGGIFIKKTFPKEIQKKVERVIRRSVEFAFANPYSSKAFVKKHSQEMDDKVIKQHIGLYVNDFSISLGRTGRKAISKFLECAKTISVNN; encoded by the coding sequence ATGAAAAATAAAATTCTCACGCTCGGCTTTTCTCCCTGCCCCAATGATTGTTTCATCTTTGATGCACTGCTTCACGGAAAAATTGATACGGAAGGATTGCAGTTCAAACCCGTGATGGAAGATGTGGAAGCGCTCAACCGCAGGGCGGTTGAAGTTCCAAGTTCCAAGTTCCAAGTTCCAAGTTTAGATATAACCAAACTAAGTTTCTTCGCTTACTCCAAATTGCAAAAAAAATATTCTCTGCTCGATTCAGGAAGCGCGCTTGGCTTTGGAACAGGTCCCGTATTAGTAATAAAGCCGGGAACTACAGTGCGAACCATGCTGCTTGGAACCACTGCCATTCCGGGAGAAAATACGACAGCAAATTTTCTTCTTTCTTTTTTGTTTCCCGTGTTCAAAAGAAAAAAAGTATTTCATTTCTCAAAAATAATAGATGCGGTAGTAAAAGAAAAAGTTTCAGCAGGAGTGGTTATTCACGAAAGCCGTTTCACCTATGAGAAAAAAGGACTTGTTTGCTATACAGATTTAGGAGGTGTGTGGGAAGCGCAAACCCATCTTCCCATTGCGCTGGGAGGAATTTTCATCAAGAAAACTTTTCCGAAGGAAATTCAAAAGAAAGTGGAACGTGTAATAAGAAGAAGCGTTGAATTTGCTTTTGCAAATCCTTATTCAAGCAAAGCGTTTGTAAAAAAACATTCGCAGGAAATGGATGATAAGGTAATTAAACAGCACATTGGACTTTATGTGAATGATTTTTCAATTTCACTTGGAAGAACCGGGCGCAAGGCAATCAGCAAATTTTTAGAGTGCGCCAAAACTATTTCAGTGAATAACTAA
- a CDS encoding acyl-CoA thioesterase, translating to MNNYKHKTPIQIRFKDVDAFKHVNNANHFTYLESARVKYFDDVAGEEMNWSKQGIILAKAVVDYKLPILFKDKIFVYTKCSRIGNKSFDLSYLIIKEENRKEIILAEASTVLVCYDYEKGASIPMPEEWKKKINAFEK from the coding sequence ATGAATAATTATAAGCATAAAACTCCGATTCAGATTCGCTTCAAGGATGTGGATGCGTTCAAGCACGTGAACAACGCCAATCATTTCACTTATCTTGAGTCAGCGCGCGTAAAGTATTTTGACGATGTGGCAGGCGAAGAAATGAACTGGTCAAAGCAGGGAATCATTCTCGCCAAAGCGGTGGTGGATTATAAACTCCCGATTCTTTTCAAGGATAAAATTTTTGTTTATACGAAATGTTCGCGCATCGGCAATAAAAGTTTTGATTTATCCTACCTTATTATAAAGGAAGAAAACCGAAAAGAAATTATTCTTGCAGAAGCATCTACCGTTCTCGTTTGCTACGATTACGAAAAGGGCGCAAGCATTCCCATGCCGGAAGAATGGAAAAAGAAAATAAATGCTTTCGAAAAATAA
- a CDS encoding carbohydrate porin, translating into MKQKEKISFFVFTLFSFQTFSQNDSAKNEIVSVHAQTTVITQYKPYFKTKYSGDNSLTSAEETQTSITSTLFLGTRLWKGASAYLNPEIAGGSGLSGALGVAASTNGETYRVGNPTPTIALARLFFHQVFSLSKDSSCKAQTKMKELHSKYIEPDQNQLGGICPTKYFAVTIGKISVADFFDANSFSHDPRTQFMSWGLMENGSWDYPANVKGYTPSLVLELISPKHELRYHVSVVTKSANSNDMNYDITQASGHSLEYTYNFSLKQNQGAIRILGFYNTANMGNYRESIVLALANSETPNIISTRKYGRSKYGFTLNGELESRSKQVGGFFRTGWNDGTNETWMYTEIDQTASAGIVFKGKKWKREDDALGIAGVASGISSAHRDYLQAGGKGFMLGDGNLNYGMEKLLEVYYSFALPQHKISLSAAYQHVINPGYNKDRGPVDVYSVRAHVEI; encoded by the coding sequence ATGAAACAAAAAGAGAAGATTTCTTTTTTCGTTTTCACTTTATTTTCTTTTCAAACATTCAGTCAAAATGATTCTGCAAAAAATGAAATTGTTTCTGTTCATGCGCAAACTACTGTCATTACGCAATACAAACCCTATTTTAAAACAAAATATTCCGGAGATAATAGTTTAACTTCGGCTGAAGAAACTCAAACATCCATCACCTCCACGCTTTTTCTCGGCACACGTTTGTGGAAAGGAGCCAGCGCTTATCTGAATCCTGAAATTGCAGGCGGTTCCGGGTTAAGCGGTGCGCTTGGCGTTGCCGCTTCCACTAACGGAGAAACCTATCGCGTAGGAAATCCAACACCCACCATCGCGCTCGCGCGGCTTTTCTTTCACCAGGTTTTTTCCCTGAGCAAAGATTCTTCGTGCAAAGCGCAAACTAAAATGAAAGAGTTGCATTCAAAATATATTGAACCCGACCAGAATCAACTCGGAGGAATATGTCCGACAAAATATTTTGCTGTTACCATAGGAAAAATCAGCGTGGCAGATTTTTTTGACGCGAATTCTTTCAGCCATGACCCTCGCACACAATTTATGAGTTGGGGATTAATGGAAAACGGTTCGTGGGATTATCCCGCGAATGTGAAGGGCTACACGCCAAGTTTAGTTCTTGAACTTATTTCTCCGAAACACGAACTGCGCTACCATGTTTCAGTTGTTACGAAATCTGCAAACAGCAATGACATGAATTATGATATTACTCAGGCAAGCGGTCATTCACTTGAGTACACCTATAATTTTTCTTTGAAACAAAACCAAGGAGCCATTCGCATTCTTGGATTTTACAATACCGCCAACATGGGAAACTACCGCGAAAGCATTGTGCTCGCACTTGCAAATTCAGAGACACCGAATATTATTTCTACACGGAAATACGGAAGAAGCAAATATGGTTTCACCCTTAACGGAGAATTGGAATCACGCTCAAAACAGGTTGGCGGATTTTTTCGCACAGGATGGAATGACGGAACAAATGAAACATGGATGTACACGGAGATTGACCAAACCGCCAGCGCGGGAATTGTTTTCAAAGGAAAAAAATGGAAACGCGAAGACGATGCGCTCGGAATTGCAGGAGTTGCTTCGGGAATTTCTTCCGCTCACAGAGATTATTTACAGGCAGGCGGAAAAGGATTTATGCTGGGCGATGGAAATTTAAATTACGGCATGGAAAAACTTCTGGAAGTTTATTATTCATTCGCGCTGCCTCAACATAAAATTTCTCTCAGCGCGGCTTACCAGCACGTAATTAATCCGGGCTACAATAAAGACAGAGGTCCCGTAGATGTTTACTCCGTTCGCGCGCACGTTGAAATTTAA